One window of Mauremys reevesii isolate NIE-2019 linkage group 4, ASM1616193v1, whole genome shotgun sequence genomic DNA carries:
- the LOC120403152 gene encoding zinc finger protein 586-like isoform X3, which produces MAAAGPAQQLQVAFEDVALYFTREEWELLSQPEKQLYQDQMLRNYQALVSLGYSGSTPDLIYRIELGEAELWIQDAEKSRQSSGPESPSSAGHEIPGGTRTWSECGESAAGMQNPTSHRGIHAQDTVHPRGRLHQKLDLSTHQTLPMGQHPHRCINCGKRFSNPSALTQHQRMHTGEMLHRCADCGRSFRQSSILRIHRRTHTRERPYCCTDCGKGFARSSNLRIHQRTHTGERPHHCADCGKSFAESSTLRRHQRMHSGERPYCCADCGKSFARNSSLRTHQLLHTGEQSYCCADCGKSFARNSSLRTHQRAHTGERSYHCADCGKVFSSGKTLTRHQPMDAGERPHRCADCGKGFARSSHLRTHQRTHTGERPHRCADCGKGFAQIAHLRVHQRTHTGERPHLCADCGKGFAQIAHLRAHQRMHTGERLQHCADCSKGCAESSKVRKQQRTHTGERPYHCADCGKGFAESSHLRRHQRTHHCANCGKGFVQISHLRVHQRTHTGERPHCCADCGKGFVQISHLRVHQFTHTGERPHHCADCGKGFAQISHLRRHQCTHQGVAAPL; this is translated from the exons ATGGCTGCAGCGGGGCCGGCGCAG cagctccaggtggcgTTTGAGGACGTCGCTCTGTATTTCACCCGGGAGGAGTGGGAGCTCCTATCCCAGCCAGAGAAGCAGCTGTACCAGGACCAGATGCTGAGGAATTACCAGGCCCTTGTTTCCCTGG GCTATTCAGGTTCCACACCGGACTTAATCTACCGGATCGAACTAGGGGAGGCAGAGCTCTGGATCCAGGATGCCGAGAAATCCAGGCAAAGCTCTGGCCCTGAGAGCCCCTCCTCAG CAGGGCACGAGATCCCGGGAGGAACGAGGACATGGTCTGAATGTGGGGAGAGTGCAGCAGGAATGCAGAATCCCACATCCCACAGAGGGATCCATGCACAGGACACAGTCCATCCCCGGGGTAGACTCCACCAGAAACTGGACCTATCTACACACCAGACACTCCCCATGGGCCAGCACCCCCACCGCTGCATCAATTGCGGCAAGAGATTCAGCAATCCCTCCGCACTGACCCAGCACCAGCGCATGCATACCGGGGAGATGCTGCATCGCTGTGCTGACTGTGGCAGGAGCTTCAGACAGTCCTCAATCCTGAGAATACACCGGCGTACACACACCAGGGAGAGGCCGTACTGCTGCACTGACTGTGGCAAGGGCTTTGCACGGAGCTCAAACCTAAGAATACACCAGCGCAcgcacaccggggagcggccaCATCACTGTGCTGACTGCGGCAAGAGCTTTGCAGAGAGCTCAACCTTGAGAAGACACCAGCGCATGCACAGTGGGGAGCGGCCGTACTGCTGTGCTGACTGCGGCAAGAGCTTTGCACGGAACTCAAGCCTGAGAACACACCAGCTTCTGCACACCGGGGAGCAGTCGTACTGCTGTGCTGACTGTGGCAAGAGCTTTGCACGGAACTCAAGCCTGAGAACACACCAGCGCGCACACACTGGGGAGCGGTCGTACCACTGTGCTGACTGTGGTAAGGTGTTCAGCAGTGGCAAGACACTGACCCGCCACCAGCCCATGGACGCTGGGGAGCGGCCGCATCGCTGTGCTGACTGCGGCAAGGGCTTTGCACGGAGCTCACACCTGAGAACACACCAGCGCACACACACAGGAGAGCGGCCGCATCGCTGTGCTGACTGTGGCAAGGGCTTTGCACAGATTGCACACCTGAGAGTCCATCAGCGCAcacacaccggggagcggccgcATCTCTGTGCTGACTGCGGCAAGGGCTTTGCACAGATTGCACACCTGAGAGCACACCAGCGCATGCACACCGGGGAGCggctgcagcactgtgctgaCTGCAGCAAGGGCTGTGCAGAGAGCTCAAAGGTGAGAAAACAACAGCGCACACATACTGGGGAGCGGCCGTACCACTGTGCTGACTGCGGCAAGGGCTTTGCAGAGAGCTCACACTTGAGAAGACACCAGCGCA CGCACCACTGTGCTAACTGCGGAAAGGGCTTTGTACAGATTTCACACCTGAGAGTACATCAACGCAcacacaccggggagcggccTCACTGCTGTGCTGACTGCGGCAAGGGCTTTGTCCAGATTTCACACCTGAGAGTACATCAGTTCACGCACACTGGGGAGCGGCCCCATCACTGTGCTGACTGTGGCAAGGGCTTTGCACAGATTTCACACCTGAGAAGACACCAGTGCACACACCAGGGAGTGGCTGCACCGCTGTGA
- the LOC120403152 gene encoding zinc finger protein 436-like isoform X2 — MAAAGPAQLQVAFEDVALYFTREEWELLSQPEKQLYQDQMLRNYQALVSLGYSGSTPDLIYRIELGEAELWIQDAEKSRQSSGPESPSSAGHEIPGGTRTWSECGESAAGMQNPTSHRGIHAQDTVHPRGRLHQKLDLSTHQTLPMGQHPHRCINCGKRFSNPSALTQHQRMHTGEMLHRCADCGRSFRQSSILRIHRRTHTRERPYCCTDCGKGFARSSNLRIHQRTHTGERPHHCADCGKSFAESSTLRRHQRMHSGERPYCCADCGKSFARNSSLRTHQLLHTGEQSYCCADCGKSFARNSSLRTHQRAHTGERSYHCADCGKVFSSGKTLTRHQPMDAGERPHRCADCGKGFARSSHLRTHQRTHTGERPHRCADCGKGFAQIAHLRVHQRTHTGERPHLCADCGKGFAQIAHLRAHQRMHTGERLQHCADCSKGCAESSKVRKQQRTHTGERPYHCADCGKGFAESSHLRRHQRTHTGERPHQCADCGKGFTQIAHLRAHQRTHTGERPHHCANCGKGFVQISHLRVHQRTHTGERPHCCADCGKGFVQISHLRVHQFTHTGERPHHCADCGKGFAQISHLRRHQCTHQGVAAPL, encoded by the exons ATGGCTGCAGCGGGGCCGGCGCAG ctccaggtggcgTTTGAGGACGTCGCTCTGTATTTCACCCGGGAGGAGTGGGAGCTCCTATCCCAGCCAGAGAAGCAGCTGTACCAGGACCAGATGCTGAGGAATTACCAGGCCCTTGTTTCCCTGG GCTATTCAGGTTCCACACCGGACTTAATCTACCGGATCGAACTAGGGGAGGCAGAGCTCTGGATCCAGGATGCCGAGAAATCCAGGCAAAGCTCTGGCCCTGAGAGCCCCTCCTCAG CAGGGCACGAGATCCCGGGAGGAACGAGGACATGGTCTGAATGTGGGGAGAGTGCAGCAGGAATGCAGAATCCCACATCCCACAGAGGGATCCATGCACAGGACACAGTCCATCCCCGGGGTAGACTCCACCAGAAACTGGACCTATCTACACACCAGACACTCCCCATGGGCCAGCACCCCCACCGCTGCATCAATTGCGGCAAGAGATTCAGCAATCCCTCCGCACTGACCCAGCACCAGCGCATGCATACCGGGGAGATGCTGCATCGCTGTGCTGACTGTGGCAGGAGCTTCAGACAGTCCTCAATCCTGAGAATACACCGGCGTACACACACCAGGGAGAGGCCGTACTGCTGCACTGACTGTGGCAAGGGCTTTGCACGGAGCTCAAACCTAAGAATACACCAGCGCAcgcacaccggggagcggccaCATCACTGTGCTGACTGCGGCAAGAGCTTTGCAGAGAGCTCAACCTTGAGAAGACACCAGCGCATGCACAGTGGGGAGCGGCCGTACTGCTGTGCTGACTGCGGCAAGAGCTTTGCACGGAACTCAAGCCTGAGAACACACCAGCTTCTGCACACCGGGGAGCAGTCGTACTGCTGTGCTGACTGTGGCAAGAGCTTTGCACGGAACTCAAGCCTGAGAACACACCAGCGCGCACACACTGGGGAGCGGTCGTACCACTGTGCTGACTGTGGTAAGGTGTTCAGCAGTGGCAAGACACTGACCCGCCACCAGCCCATGGACGCTGGGGAGCGGCCGCATCGCTGTGCTGACTGCGGCAAGGGCTTTGCACGGAGCTCACACCTGAGAACACACCAGCGCACACACACAGGAGAGCGGCCGCATCGCTGTGCTGACTGTGGCAAGGGCTTTGCACAGATTGCACACCTGAGAGTCCATCAGCGCAcacacaccggggagcggccgcATCTCTGTGCTGACTGCGGCAAGGGCTTTGCACAGATTGCACACCTGAGAGCACACCAGCGCATGCACACCGGGGAGCggctgcagcactgtgctgaCTGCAGCAAGGGCTGTGCAGAGAGCTCAAAGGTGAGAAAACAACAGCGCACACATACTGGGGAGCGGCCGTACCACTGTGCTGACTGCGGCAAGGGCTTTGCAGAGAGCTCACACTTGAGAAGACACCAGCGCACGCACACTGGGGAGCGGCCGCACCAATGTGCTGACTGTGGCAAGGGCTTTACACAGATTGCACATCTGAGAGCACACCAGCGCACACACACTGGAGAGCGGCCGCACCACTGTGCTAACTGCGGAAAGGGCTTTGTACAGATTTCACACCTGAGAGTACATCAACGCAcacacaccggggagcggccTCACTGCTGTGCTGACTGCGGCAAGGGCTTTGTCCAGATTTCACACCTGAGAGTACATCAGTTCACGCACACTGGGGAGCGGCCCCATCACTGTGCTGACTGTGGCAAGGGCTTTGCACAGATTTCACACCTGAGAAGACACCAGTGCACACACCAGGGAGTGGCTGCACCGCTGTGA
- the LOC120403152 gene encoding zinc finger protein 436-like isoform X1 has protein sequence MAAAGPAQQLQVAFEDVALYFTREEWELLSQPEKQLYQDQMLRNYQALVSLGYSGSTPDLIYRIELGEAELWIQDAEKSRQSSGPESPSSAGHEIPGGTRTWSECGESAAGMQNPTSHRGIHAQDTVHPRGRLHQKLDLSTHQTLPMGQHPHRCINCGKRFSNPSALTQHQRMHTGEMLHRCADCGRSFRQSSILRIHRRTHTRERPYCCTDCGKGFARSSNLRIHQRTHTGERPHHCADCGKSFAESSTLRRHQRMHSGERPYCCADCGKSFARNSSLRTHQLLHTGEQSYCCADCGKSFARNSSLRTHQRAHTGERSYHCADCGKVFSSGKTLTRHQPMDAGERPHRCADCGKGFARSSHLRTHQRTHTGERPHRCADCGKGFAQIAHLRVHQRTHTGERPHLCADCGKGFAQIAHLRAHQRMHTGERLQHCADCSKGCAESSKVRKQQRTHTGERPYHCADCGKGFAESSHLRRHQRTHTGERPHQCADCGKGFTQIAHLRAHQRTHTGERPHHCANCGKGFVQISHLRVHQRTHTGERPHCCADCGKGFVQISHLRVHQFTHTGERPHHCADCGKGFAQISHLRRHQCTHQGVAAPL, from the exons ATGGCTGCAGCGGGGCCGGCGCAG cagctccaggtggcgTTTGAGGACGTCGCTCTGTATTTCACCCGGGAGGAGTGGGAGCTCCTATCCCAGCCAGAGAAGCAGCTGTACCAGGACCAGATGCTGAGGAATTACCAGGCCCTTGTTTCCCTGG GCTATTCAGGTTCCACACCGGACTTAATCTACCGGATCGAACTAGGGGAGGCAGAGCTCTGGATCCAGGATGCCGAGAAATCCAGGCAAAGCTCTGGCCCTGAGAGCCCCTCCTCAG CAGGGCACGAGATCCCGGGAGGAACGAGGACATGGTCTGAATGTGGGGAGAGTGCAGCAGGAATGCAGAATCCCACATCCCACAGAGGGATCCATGCACAGGACACAGTCCATCCCCGGGGTAGACTCCACCAGAAACTGGACCTATCTACACACCAGACACTCCCCATGGGCCAGCACCCCCACCGCTGCATCAATTGCGGCAAGAGATTCAGCAATCCCTCCGCACTGACCCAGCACCAGCGCATGCATACCGGGGAGATGCTGCATCGCTGTGCTGACTGTGGCAGGAGCTTCAGACAGTCCTCAATCCTGAGAATACACCGGCGTACACACACCAGGGAGAGGCCGTACTGCTGCACTGACTGTGGCAAGGGCTTTGCACGGAGCTCAAACCTAAGAATACACCAGCGCAcgcacaccggggagcggccaCATCACTGTGCTGACTGCGGCAAGAGCTTTGCAGAGAGCTCAACCTTGAGAAGACACCAGCGCATGCACAGTGGGGAGCGGCCGTACTGCTGTGCTGACTGCGGCAAGAGCTTTGCACGGAACTCAAGCCTGAGAACACACCAGCTTCTGCACACCGGGGAGCAGTCGTACTGCTGTGCTGACTGTGGCAAGAGCTTTGCACGGAACTCAAGCCTGAGAACACACCAGCGCGCACACACTGGGGAGCGGTCGTACCACTGTGCTGACTGTGGTAAGGTGTTCAGCAGTGGCAAGACACTGACCCGCCACCAGCCCATGGACGCTGGGGAGCGGCCGCATCGCTGTGCTGACTGCGGCAAGGGCTTTGCACGGAGCTCACACCTGAGAACACACCAGCGCACACACACAGGAGAGCGGCCGCATCGCTGTGCTGACTGTGGCAAGGGCTTTGCACAGATTGCACACCTGAGAGTCCATCAGCGCAcacacaccggggagcggccgcATCTCTGTGCTGACTGCGGCAAGGGCTTTGCACAGATTGCACACCTGAGAGCACACCAGCGCATGCACACCGGGGAGCggctgcagcactgtgctgaCTGCAGCAAGGGCTGTGCAGAGAGCTCAAAGGTGAGAAAACAACAGCGCACACATACTGGGGAGCGGCCGTACCACTGTGCTGACTGCGGCAAGGGCTTTGCAGAGAGCTCACACTTGAGAAGACACCAGCGCACGCACACTGGGGAGCGGCCGCACCAATGTGCTGACTGTGGCAAGGGCTTTACACAGATTGCACATCTGAGAGCACACCAGCGCACACACACTGGAGAGCGGCCGCACCACTGTGCTAACTGCGGAAAGGGCTTTGTACAGATTTCACACCTGAGAGTACATCAACGCAcacacaccggggagcggccTCACTGCTGTGCTGACTGCGGCAAGGGCTTTGTCCAGATTTCACACCTGAGAGTACATCAGTTCACGCACACTGGGGAGCGGCCCCATCACTGTGCTGACTGTGGCAAGGGCTTTGCACAGATTTCACACCTGAGAAGACACCAGTGCACACACCAGGGAGTGGCTGCACCGCTGTGA
- the LOC120403164 gene encoding zinc finger protein 436-like, giving the protein MAAAGPAQQLQVAFEDVALYFTREEWELLSQPEKQLYRDQMLRNYQALVSLGYSDSTPDLIHRIELGEAELWIWDAEDSRESSGPESPSSAGLGILGGMRTQSECAGKQDPTAHRGIHAQDSVHHWGKLSQRPDLATHQRLPMGLCPHHCIVCGKRFSSPSALTQHQRTHTGERPYQCTNCGKGFAQNSTLRIHQRTHTGERPHHCTDCGKGFTQIGHLRIHQRTHTGERPYQCTNCGKSFAHNSTLRIHQRAHTGEQPHCCTDCGKGFAQIGHLRIHQRTHTGERPYSCDECDKSFISASVLTKHKRTHTGEQPHHCGDCGKGFAQNSGLRIHQRTHTGEQPHHCTDCGKGFAQIGHLRIHKRTHTGERPYQCTNCGKSFAQNSTLRIHQRTHTGEQPHHCTDCGKGFAQIGHLRIHQRTHTGERPYQCTNCGKSFAHNSTLRIHQRTHTGERPYSCDECGKSFISATALTKHKRTHTRERPHHCTDCGKGFAQIGHLRIHQHTRTGE; this is encoded by the exons ATGGCTGCAGCGGGGCCGGCGCAG cagctccaggtggcgTTTGAGGACGTCGCTCTGTATTTCACCCGGGAGGAGTGGGAGCTCCTATCCCAGCCAGAGAAGCAGCTGTACCGGGACCAGATGCTGAGGAATTACCAGGCCCTTGTTTCCTTGG GCTATTCAGATTCCACACCAGACTTAATCCACCGAATCGAGCTAGGGGAGGCAGAGCTCTGGATCTGGGATGCTGAGGACTCCAGGGAAAGCTCAGGGCCTGAGAGCCCCTCCTCAG CAGGGCTCGGGATCCTGGGGGGAATGCGGACACAGTCTGAGTGTGCAGGAAAGCAGGATCCAACAGCCCACAGAGGGATCCATGCACAAGACTCAGTCCATCACTGGGGTAAACTCAGCCAGAGACCAGACCTGGCTACACACCAGAGACTCCCCATGGGCCTGTGTCCCCATCACTGCATTGTCTGCGGCAAGAGGTTCAGCAGCCCCTCCGCACTGACCCAGCACCAGCGCAcgcacaccggggagcggccgTATCAGTGCACCAACTGTGGCAAGGGCTTTGCACAGAACTCAACCCTGAGAATACATCAGCGCAcacacaccggggagcggccACACCACTGCACCGACTGCGGCAAGGGCTTTACACAGATTGGACACCTGAGAATACACCAGCGCACACACACGGGGGAACGGCCATATCAGTGCACCAACTGTGGCAAGAGCTTTGCACACAATTCAACCCTGAGAATACACCAGCGCGCGCACACTGGGGAGCAGCCACATTGCTGCACAGACTGTGGCAAGGGCTTTGCACAGATCGGACACCTGAGAATACACCAGCGCACACACACTGGGGAGCGGCCGTACAGCTGTGATGAGTGTGACAAAAGTTTCATCAGTGCCTCTGTGCTAACCAAACACAAGCGCACACATACAGGGGAGCAGCCACACCATTGCGGTGACTGTGGCAAGGGCTTTGCACAGAACTCAGGCCTGAGAATACACCAGCGCACACACACCGGGGAGCAGCCACACCACTGTACCGACTGCGGCAAGGGCTTTGCACAGATCGGACACCTGAGAATACACAAGCGCACGCACACTGGGGAGCGGCCGTATCAGTGCACCAACTGTGGCAAGAGCTTTGCACAGAACTCAACCCTGAGAATACACCAGCGCACGCACACCGGGGAGCAGCCACACCACTGTACTGACTGCGGCAAGGGCTTTGCACAGATCGGACACCTGAGAATACACCAGCGCACACACACTGGGGAGCGGCCGTATCAGTGCACCAACTGTGGCAAGAGCTTTGCACACAACTCAACCCTGAGAATACACCAGCGCACGCACACTGGGGAGCGGCCGTACAGCTGTGATGAGTGTGGCAAGAGTTTCATCAGTGCCACTGCGCTGACCAAACACAAGCGCACACATACAAGGGAGCGGCCGCACCATTGTACTGACTGTGGCAAGGGCTTTGCACAGATCGGACATCTGAGAATACACCAGCACACACGCACTGGGGAATGA